In Halorhabdus rudnickae, the following proteins share a genomic window:
- a CDS encoding DUF7859 family protein translates to MVDPVLVAIVVVLLAFVFFVYLFLRRIATGFSEGMREGKRGG, encoded by the coding sequence ATGGTCGATCCGGTACTGGTCGCAATCGTCGTCGTCCTGCTGGCGTTCGTCTTCTTCGTCTACCTGTTTCTCCGGCGGATCGCGACCGGGTTTAGCGAGGGGATGCGCGAGGGCAAGCGCGGCGGGTAG
- a CDS encoding ArsR/SmtB family transcription factor: protein MSLLPSEPDTSDTEESSPRVIGVDSDAADDLIAALSSETAREILAALHDEPAPPSSLADRVDTSLQNVQYHLENLAEAGAVEVIDTVYSEKGREMDVYAPADRPLVIYAGEQSRTPTLREALSRLLGGIGVLALASVVVQSLYGDRSDLGFGSGPPPADVGENMTGTTTVLEDGGDTVRRATETVTETSEPAGTVTRTETAVETAAPTQTETAVKTTTEVSTATPTQTETAIETATEVPTGTETPVETVTETVDAVTAVAPDGGGGLPPGLLFFAGGVTVLVAIGVLWYVRR, encoded by the coding sequence ATGTCCCTGTTGCCCTCCGAGCCAGATACGTCGGACACTGAGGAGTCCAGCCCGCGTGTCATCGGGGTGGATAGCGACGCGGCCGACGACCTCATCGCGGCACTGTCCTCGGAGACGGCCCGCGAGATTCTCGCCGCTCTCCACGACGAACCGGCCCCGCCGTCCTCCCTCGCCGATCGCGTCGATACCAGCCTCCAGAACGTCCAGTATCACTTAGAGAACCTCGCGGAGGCCGGTGCCGTCGAAGTGATCGACACCGTCTACTCCGAGAAGGGCCGTGAGATGGACGTCTACGCGCCGGCAGATCGGCCCCTGGTCATCTACGCGGGCGAGCAGTCCCGAACCCCCACTCTCCGGGAAGCACTCTCGCGACTCCTCGGCGGGATCGGCGTGCTCGCGCTGGCCAGCGTCGTCGTCCAGTCGCTATACGGCGACCGTAGTGATCTCGGGTTCGGCAGTGGTCCACCACCTGCGGACGTGGGCGAGAACATGACGGGAACGACGACGGTCCTCGAAGACGGTGGGGACACGGTACGACGGGCGACCGAGACCGTCACGGAAACGAGTGAGCCGGCCGGAACTGTGACTCGAACGGAAACAGCTGTCGAGACGGCCGCCCCTACGCAAACCGAGACTGCGGTCAAAACGACGACGGAAGTGTCGACAGCCACACCGACACAGACCGAGACCGCGATCGAAACAGCGACAGAAGTGCCGACAGGGACCGAGACGCCCGTCGAGACGGTGACCGAGACCGTCGACGCGGTGACGGCTGTCGCGCCCGACGGGGGCGGGGGACTCCCGCCTGGCTTGCTCTTTTTCGCCGGTGGCGTCACGGTGCTGGTCGCGATCGGCGTCCTCTGGTACGTCCGGCGATGA
- a CDS encoding metallophosphoesterase, giving the protein MLAVLADTHGTGTLRLTDRARTALEAAQRVVHAGDFTTPAVYEAFEERAKELIAVHGNSDTAELRERLPAVRTVNWDSWKLLVVHGHEHDRTSLPLLAREREADLAIVGHTHRPGIERVGDLPVVNPGSHADPRGGPPTHAELRPKGGTLTVELRTGEGQTVDREQVLGGG; this is encoded by the coding sequence ATGCTCGCTGTGCTTGCTGACACCCACGGGACCGGAACCCTGCGGCTGACTGACCGGGCAAGAACGGCACTCGAAGCGGCACAACGTGTCGTCCACGCCGGGGATTTCACGACGCCGGCAGTCTACGAGGCGTTCGAGGAACGGGCGAAAGAGTTGATCGCCGTCCACGGCAACAGCGACACGGCTGAGTTACGCGAGCGACTCCCAGCGGTACGGACCGTCAACTGGGATAGCTGGAAGCTGCTGGTCGTCCACGGACACGAACACGATCGAACGTCCCTGCCGTTGCTGGCCCGAGAACGAGAGGCAGACCTCGCAATCGTCGGGCACACGCACCGCCCCGGGATCGAGCGGGTAGGTGACCTGCCGGTCGTGAACCCGGGAAGCCACGCCGACCCGCGGGGTGGCCCCCCGACCCACGCGGAATTGCGACCGAAAGGGGGAACGCTAACGGTCGAACTCAGGACTGGTGAAGGCCAAACGGTCGACCGCGAGCAGGTTCTGGGAGGGGGGTAA
- a CDS encoding cation diffusion facilitator family transporter, producing the protein MAGSRSVVIAALFANGAIALLKFGAFLLTGSAAMLSETYHSISDTGNQVFLLIGIRYGAREADRRHPFGYGKAQFFYSFLVSVLLFGIAGWESVKHGYEKLAEGGHAVEARAPELLGYQIEPVYVNYAVLLGAIAFESYAFLKAYRVMSDQIDEHGWSGFPDAFRKTSDVTTLTALTEDTIALAGAGLALFGIFLSRQTGNPAYDAAAALLIGLMLMGFAVALAWENKRLLLGESLPQEDESRLREIVTDGDNVRGIVDFRTVYFGTDRVLVAADVAFDPELDTDEMDKTITAIEDALVAADESVKKVYIEPETSA; encoded by the coding sequence ATGGCCGGCAGTCGCTCCGTCGTGATCGCGGCACTGTTCGCCAACGGCGCGATCGCGCTGTTGAAGTTCGGTGCCTTCCTGCTGACCGGGAGCGCGGCGATGCTTTCCGAGACGTATCACTCGATCTCTGACACCGGCAACCAGGTGTTCCTGCTGATCGGGATCCGCTACGGAGCCCGCGAAGCCGACCGTCGCCACCCCTTCGGTTACGGGAAGGCCCAGTTCTTCTACTCGTTTCTGGTCTCGGTGCTCCTCTTTGGCATTGCGGGCTGGGAGAGCGTCAAACACGGCTACGAGAAGTTGGCTGAGGGAGGCCACGCCGTCGAGGCGCGAGCCCCGGAACTGCTGGGTTACCAGATCGAACCCGTCTACGTCAACTATGCGGTGCTGCTGGGTGCGATCGCCTTCGAGAGCTACGCCTTCCTGAAGGCCTACCGCGTCATGAGTGACCAGATCGACGAGCACGGCTGGTCGGGCTTTCCAGATGCCTTCCGGAAGACCAGCGACGTAACGACGCTGACGGCCCTCACCGAGGACACTATCGCCCTGGCCGGGGCCGGGCTGGCACTATTTGGCATCTTCCTCTCGCGACAGACCGGCAACCCGGCTTACGACGCGGCCGCCGCACTGTTGATCGGTCTCATGCTGATGGGGTTTGCCGTCGCGCTGGCCTGGGAGAACAAACGCCTGCTGCTCGGTGAGAGCCTCCCGCAGGAGGATGAGAGTCGCCTCCGGGAGATCGTCACCGACGGCGACAACGTCCGGGGAATCGTCGACTTCCGGACGGTCTACTTCGGCACTGACCGGGTACTCGTGGCTGCTGACGTGGCGTTCGATCCTGAACTGGACACCGACGAGATGGACAAGACGATCACCGCCATCGAGGATGCACTGGTGGCTGCCGACGAGTCAGTCAAGAAAGTCTATATCGAACCCGAGACCAGCGCCTGA
- a CDS encoding ATP-dependent DNA helicase — protein MSSERDHERFFPYEEPYDHQREAIEGIAEALESESDVLLEGATGTGKTLAALTPALEHARRTDKTVVITTNVHQQMRQFTQEARAINRQQSIRAVVFRGKASMCHIDVGYEECQALRDTTHDLVDAESERADLERRQRELLEESQAGDSEAAEARSTIMDELESVGEELETLREEQSTCDHYYHNLTGNTDDFYAWLYDDVRTPDEVYEYAERQGFCGYELLKDGIEGVDLVICNYHHLLDPFVREQFFRWLGRDPEDVIAVFDEAHNVADAARDHARRTLAEPTLERAIDELEGSDDPRADAAMNVLTTILTALGDTYEDALAFGQRETVDDDWHDLAIDNEDARDDLTLSILQNYTGPGVREDLESAIELGQALDQQYEEAFKDDETSTRKECPTLQAATFFDAWIEESDESGLYPVVSVRREDGDGDLYGRAELYTAIPQRVTRDLFDDLYATVLMSATLRPFDVTEDVLGLDDPTTMAYGPQFPEERRRTYAVDVPALFASRRDDADLQDTVADVVEDAVRMTPGNTLAFFPSYAEAQRYHDRVSVGATRYLDEPGTPASELRETFTDDDDGVLFTSLWGTLGEGVSYDGDDARTVLVVGVPYPYLDERMDAVQVAYETAFDGEEAGWRYAVEIPTIRKTRQAMGRVIRSPEDFGARVLIDRRYTEEAEIEMSEYAVRGTFPPAERKEMIDVDPEKLKFGLLNFYRDLDAYDGEPPAP, from the coding sequence GTGTCGTCCGAGCGCGATCACGAGCGGTTCTTCCCCTACGAGGAGCCCTACGACCACCAGCGCGAGGCCATCGAGGGGATCGCCGAGGCACTCGAAAGCGAATCGGACGTGCTGCTCGAAGGGGCGACGGGAACGGGCAAGACGCTGGCCGCGTTGACGCCCGCCCTGGAGCACGCCCGTCGCACGGACAAGACGGTCGTCATCACGACCAACGTCCACCAGCAGATGCGCCAGTTCACCCAAGAGGCCCGGGCTATCAACCGACAGCAGTCCATCCGGGCGGTCGTCTTCCGCGGGAAGGCATCGATGTGTCACATCGACGTGGGCTACGAGGAGTGTCAGGCCCTCCGGGATACGACTCACGATCTCGTCGACGCCGAGAGCGAACGCGCCGACCTGGAGCGCCGCCAGCGCGAACTTCTGGAGGAGAGTCAGGCGGGCGACAGCGAGGCAGCCGAGGCCAGGTCGACAATCATGGACGAACTCGAATCGGTCGGTGAGGAACTCGAAACCCTTCGCGAGGAACAATCTACCTGCGATCACTACTATCACAACCTCACGGGCAACACCGACGACTTCTACGCCTGGCTCTACGACGACGTCCGTACGCCCGACGAGGTCTACGAGTACGCCGAGCGCCAGGGCTTCTGTGGCTACGAACTCCTTAAAGACGGCATCGAGGGCGTCGATCTGGTGATCTGTAACTACCACCACCTGCTGGATCCGTTCGTCCGCGAGCAGTTCTTCCGCTGGCTCGGCCGGGATCCCGAGGACGTGATCGCGGTCTTCGACGAGGCCCACAACGTCGCCGACGCCGCCCGCGACCACGCCCGCCGGACGCTCGCCGAACCGACACTCGAACGAGCGATCGACGAACTCGAGGGCAGTGACGACCCGCGGGCCGACGCCGCGATGAACGTCCTGACGACGATCCTGACCGCATTGGGAGACACCTACGAGGACGCCCTGGCATTCGGGCAACGCGAGACTGTCGACGACGACTGGCACGATCTCGCGATCGACAACGAGGACGCTCGCGACGACCTCACGCTTTCGATCCTGCAAAACTACACCGGCCCGGGCGTCCGGGAGGACTTGGAGAGTGCGATCGAACTCGGGCAGGCCCTCGACCAGCAATACGAGGAGGCCTTCAAGGACGACGAGACGAGCACGCGCAAGGAGTGTCCGACGCTTCAGGCAGCGACCTTCTTCGACGCCTGGATCGAGGAGAGCGACGAGTCAGGTCTCTACCCGGTGGTAAGCGTCCGCCGGGAGGACGGAGACGGCGATCTGTACGGCCGTGCGGAACTCTATACGGCGATTCCGCAGCGCGTGACCCGGGATCTGTTCGACGATCTCTACGCCACGGTGCTGATGAGTGCAACCCTGCGTCCCTTCGACGTGACCGAGGACGTCCTCGGCCTCGACGATCCGACGACGATGGCCTACGGACCGCAGTTCCCCGAGGAGCGCCGGCGGACGTACGCGGTCGACGTCCCCGCGTTGTTCGCCAGCCGACGGGACGACGCGGATCTTCAGGACACCGTCGCCGATGTCGTCGAGGACGCTGTCCGGATGACGCCCGGGAACACTCTCGCTTTCTTCCCGAGTTACGCCGAGGCCCAGCGGTATCACGACCGGGTGAGCGTCGGCGCGACGCGCTACCTCGACGAACCTGGCACCCCCGCTTCCGAGTTGCGCGAGACCTTTACCGACGATGACGACGGTGTGCTGTTCACGTCGCTGTGGGGGACCCTCGGCGAGGGGGTCAGCTACGACGGCGACGACGCTCGGACGGTCTTGGTTGTCGGCGTCCCCTATCCCTACCTCGACGAGCGCATGGACGCCGTCCAGGTGGCCTACGAGACAGCCTTCGACGGTGAGGAGGCCGGGTGGCGCTACGCCGTCGAGATCCCGACGATTCGAAAGACTCGACAGGCGATGGGACGGGTGATCCGCTCACCGGAGGACTTCGGAGCGCGGGTGCTGATCGATCGCCGCTACACCGAGGAGGCTGAGATCGAGATGTCCGAGTACGCCGTCCGGGGTACCTTCCCCCCGGCCGAACGCAAGGAGATGATCGATGTCGATCCGGAGAAACTCAAGTTCGGCCTGCTGAACTTCTATCGCGATCTCGACGCTTACGACGGCGAGCCGCCCGCTCCCTGA
- a CDS encoding NUDIX hydrolase — MTAAPAYCPHCGTVLVERQREGRSRRFCPDCEWVVYRNPDPAAGVLVVRDDPPSVLLVKRTGPPAAGAWSLPAGYLEWDEPAPEGAVRELREETGLGVDAADISLLATRLRPGANGGYTLVVVYVTSADAVSGTPTAGSDAAAVRYFEPEELESAHLEPEYRSVFDDAIETVASPNDQGAGGSPS; from the coding sequence ATGACAGCGGCCCCAGCGTACTGTCCGCATTGCGGGACGGTTCTCGTCGAGCGACAGCGAGAAGGACGATCGAGACGGTTTTGCCCCGACTGTGAGTGGGTCGTCTACCGCAATCCGGATCCCGCAGCGGGCGTGCTCGTCGTTCGGGACGATCCCCCGTCGGTGTTGCTGGTCAAGCGTACCGGTCCGCCCGCGGCCGGCGCCTGGAGTCTCCCGGCGGGCTATCTCGAATGGGACGAACCGGCACCGGAAGGGGCCGTCCGGGAGCTGCGCGAGGAAACGGGTCTCGGTGTCGACGCTGCAGACATCTCGTTGCTGGCGACGCGACTGCGCCCGGGAGCCAACGGGGGCTATACGCTGGTCGTCGTGTACGTGACCTCGGCCGACGCTGTCTCCGGGACACCGACGGCAGGCTCAGATGCCGCTGCCGTCCGGTACTTCGAGCCGGAAGAACTCGAATCCGCCCACCTAGAGCCGGAGTACCGATCAGTGTTCGATGACGCCATCGAAACGGTCGCGAGTCCGAACGATCAGGGAGCGGGCGGCTCGCCGTCGTAA
- a CDS encoding RNA-guided endonuclease InsQ/TnpB family protein, translating to MDVRRTAVVKLDHSDEQRDALHRTADQYLYCANRTADYCWSDTSYTECKTNKREVRDALYADLREETELQAQLVQAAIKRAVEAVKACVERWKKGQRVSCPTFTAETMDYDARSATFYRNKVSLATVEGRVEPSFTLPADSPTPYERYVLSEDYEFRESTVRYDAVGDEFYIHISTRRRNGDDEVPADTGHPDQTVLGIDLGVNSLAVSSTGTFWQGDDYDHWCREFEKRRGEMQQRGTQAAHNALLRLGKREEAWRKQYIHKVANELVTEAVEHDCDVIVFEDLTDIRERLPQAKWHHIWAFRRLFEYVSYKAPEQGVSVEQVAPNHTSQRCSRTDCGFTHEDNRHGEHFCCQKCGYEVNADYNGAKNIGLRYARKRTHRLRSSPKPGSGDAEVDLRINGGTLNGESHQQIAAD from the coding sequence ATGGACGTGCGTCGAACTGCCGTTGTGAAACTTGACCATTCCGATGAGCAACGCGACGCACTCCACCGGACTGCCGACCAATACCTGTACTGCGCGAACCGAACCGCCGACTACTGTTGGTCCGACACCTCCTACACCGAGTGTAAGACCAACAAGCGAGAGGTTCGTGACGCGCTCTACGCCGACCTCCGAGAGGAGACAGAGCTCCAGGCACAACTCGTCCAAGCCGCCATCAAACGCGCCGTCGAAGCCGTCAAAGCCTGTGTCGAACGCTGGAAAAAAGGACAGCGTGTCTCTTGCCCCACGTTCACCGCCGAAACGATGGACTACGACGCACGGAGCGCGACCTTCTACCGCAACAAAGTGTCGCTGGCAACTGTTGAGGGCCGGGTTGAACCGTCGTTCACCCTCCCGGCAGACAGCCCGACGCCCTACGAGCGGTATGTTCTCTCCGAAGACTACGAGTTCCGCGAGAGTACGGTTCGGTACGACGCGGTGGGCGACGAGTTCTACATCCACATCTCAACTCGGCGGAGAAACGGCGACGACGAGGTTCCGGCAGATACCGGGCACCCCGACCAAACGGTCCTCGGTATCGACCTCGGCGTCAACAGTCTCGCCGTCTCCTCTACCGGCACGTTCTGGCAAGGAGACGACTACGACCATTGGTGCCGTGAGTTCGAGAAGCGACGTGGAGAGATGCAACAGCGCGGTACACAAGCCGCACACAACGCCCTGCTTCGCCTCGGTAAACGCGAAGAAGCGTGGCGGAAACAATACATCCACAAGGTCGCCAACGAGCTCGTTACGGAAGCCGTCGAACACGACTGCGACGTTATCGTGTTCGAGGACTTGACCGACATACGCGAGAGGCTTCCACAGGCAAAGTGGCACCACATCTGGGCGTTCCGACGCCTCTTCGAGTACGTCTCCTACAAAGCACCCGAACAGGGTGTCTCCGTGGAGCAGGTCGCGCCAAACCACACGTCCCAACGCTGTTCTCGGACAGACTGCGGGTTCACACACGAGGACAACCGCCACGGCGAACACTTCTGTTGCCAGAAGTGCGGGTACGAGGTGAACGCAGACTACAACGGCGCGAAGAACATCGGGCTACGGTACGCTCGGAAGCGGACACACAGACTCCGTTCCTCGCCCAAGCCGGGGAGCGGAGACGCAGAAGTAGACCTGCGTATAAATGGTGGGACGTTGAACGGCGAGAGTCATCAGCAGATTGCTGCCGACTGA
- a CDS encoding Hsp20/alpha crystallin family protein, with amino-acid sequence MPSKPNPFDEIDRMFDRMSRQFESLDPTDFAGSLGGIPVNVRDEGDTFVVTADLPGYESDDIDVTLPDATTLRISAETESDVTSEDESEGEEITFVRRERRQQSVSRSVTLPQRVTEDDTEASYQNGVLTVTLPKERPGEGDGRTIPVK; translated from the coding sequence ATGCCATCGAAACCCAACCCGTTCGACGAGATCGACCGCATGTTCGACCGGATGAGCCGCCAGTTCGAGTCACTGGATCCGACGGACTTCGCAGGCTCGCTCGGGGGGATCCCCGTCAACGTCCGCGACGAGGGCGATACGTTCGTCGTCACCGCGGACCTCCCGGGATACGAGAGCGACGATATCGACGTGACACTGCCCGACGCTACCACCCTCCGGATCAGCGCTGAGACGGAATCAGACGTGACCAGCGAGGACGAGAGCGAAGGCGAGGAAATCACGTTCGTCCGGCGAGAGCGTCGCCAGCAGTCGGTCAGCCGGAGCGTCACACTCCCCCAGCGCGTCACCGAGGACGACACCGAGGCGAGCTATCAGAACGGCGTCCTTACAGTCACACTCCCGAAAGAGCGGCCCGGCGAGGGTGACGGTCGGACGATCCCCGTCAAGTAA
- a CDS encoding TRAM domain-containing protein, giving the protein MDELWFVAGGVGLVLVIVALLWWGRSSDTAASRQAHEAAQDREPPVELGEVYEFGVVEFTDHHSGERIAVGKVEGFVLFTEDVPSNVSEGDVIRGKVLSFNEGRTSADATFVDKH; this is encoded by the coding sequence ATGGACGAACTCTGGTTCGTCGCTGGCGGGGTGGGCCTCGTCCTCGTGATCGTGGCGCTGCTGTGGTGGGGACGGTCGTCTGATACCGCCGCGTCCAGGCAGGCACACGAGGCCGCCCAGGACCGGGAGCCGCCTGTCGAACTCGGCGAGGTGTACGAGTTCGGCGTCGTCGAGTTTACCGATCACCACTCCGGCGAACGGATCGCCGTGGGGAAGGTCGAGGGGTTCGTGCTGTTCACGGAGGACGTCCCGTCCAACGTCAGCGAGGGCGACGTCATCCGCGGGAAGGTACTCTCGTTCAACGAGGGACGGACCTCAGCAGACGCGACGTTCGTCGACAAACACTGA
- the pheA gene encoding prephenate dehydratase, translating into MRTITLGPEGTYSHRAAAAVSESVAFTESVSAIVDAVDDGECDRGVIPIENSIEGSVTESLDSLTESDVAVVAEVITPIRHALLAQGESFETIASHAQALAQCRGYLDDHYPVADLEAVASTARGVEHAREDPTVAAIGHPDNASDDLTVLAEDIQDRTSNATRFFVIAGPKERSIEGGKTSLIVYPNVDYPGLLLELLEPFAERNVNLTRLESRPSGERLGDYLFHIDVEAGLYEQRLQDAIEDIEELASEGWVRRLGSYDTQHVVE; encoded by the coding sequence ATGCGAACGATTACCCTGGGACCCGAGGGGACATACTCTCATCGGGCCGCCGCGGCGGTCTCCGAATCGGTGGCGTTCACCGAGTCGGTCTCGGCCATCGTCGACGCGGTCGACGACGGCGAGTGCGACCGTGGCGTCATTCCAATCGAGAACAGCATCGAAGGCAGCGTCACCGAGTCGCTGGACAGCCTGACGGAATCCGACGTGGCGGTCGTCGCGGAGGTCATCACGCCAATCCGCCACGCCCTGCTCGCCCAGGGAGAGTCCTTCGAGACGATCGCCAGTCACGCCCAGGCGCTGGCCCAGTGTCGCGGCTATCTCGATGACCACTATCCCGTGGCCGACCTGGAGGCGGTCGCCAGCACCGCCCGCGGCGTCGAACACGCCCGCGAAGACCCGACGGTCGCAGCGATCGGCCACCCCGACAACGCCAGCGACGACCTGACCGTCCTCGCCGAGGACATCCAAGATCGGACCTCCAACGCGACGCGATTCTTCGTCATCGCCGGTCCCAAGGAACGCTCGATCGAGGGCGGGAAGACCTCGCTGATCGTCTACCCCAACGTCGACTACCCCGGCCTCTTGCTTGAGCTGCTTGAACCCTTTGCCGAGCGGAACGTCAACCTGACGCGGCTGGAGTCGCGCCCCAGCGGCGAGCGCCTCGGAGACTACCTGTTTCACATCGACGTCGAAGCGGGGCTGTACGAGCAGCGGCTACAGGACGCCATAGAGGACATCGAGGAACTGGCCAGCGAGGGGTGGGTGCGCCGACTCGGGTCGTACGATACCCAACACGTCGTGGAGTGA